Proteins from a single region of Trypanosoma brucei brucei TREU927 chromosome 7, complete sequence:
- a CDS encoding hypothetical protein, conserved (similar to Sorting nexin 4. (Swiss-Prot:P47057) {Saccharomyces cerevisiae}) codes for MMPSGDGSFPGTEIDDPFQESQQMHEQLVHQPQHPLSQPEAPQQAKEQPQPVAVVDSTPPPAPKLNIPTLAKFTVESAVLGAGMIRPITFFPIVTTVRPGDSSAYSVPDVPVAPHMGGTDIGIGRNTWEPSSTAQLDRRYSELVEFRTLLAYQFPTMIIPPLPPKSKFDDFGTFITKENILLAQQHTIARFLREIAILPEVVYFSTYTPNFFQLPREAFEDWVEKMRVLLEDFRVRNAPIVAHSKRKGGILGSERVSTITGSSTKAVRSIVKMFGSWVKGGKGSQAEAPPPEPAPKKTAELPKAVPFANGSPSEYPKSSGDTANVVGYLAYWGDVSHYLTTYRDALSAAAPPYFTYMKNSMDNITALKDVADALKAYSDVLHASPAGGELSCAADQSSELCSNTALAIEKQQSRNKREVYERILFEVTYLDAAIEAVDYVQCLWIHSNEVGGGSDNAFTAYAKDVSDRLHAYYEERFLTNFRLRMVNVMGRMASYGQQYAQEMESCMVQSAFLRTTQDPKYLAYTADE; via the coding sequence atgaTGCCTTCAGGTGACGGCAGCTTTCCTGGGACGGAAATCGACGACCCCTTCCAGGAGTCGCAGCAGATGCATGAACAGTTGGTACACCAACCTCAGCATCCGTTGTCACAACCGGAGGCACCACAACAGGCAAAAGAGCAGCCGCAACCTGTTGCAGTGGTTGATAGTACCCCGCCCCCGGCGCCGAAGCTCAACATTCCCACACTGGCAAAGTTTACTGTTGAGTCCGCCGTTCTTGGTGCTGGTATGATTCGACCCATTACCTTCTTTCCTATTGTCACTACAGTTAGACCTGGGGACTCGTCGGCGTACTCCGTGCCGGACGTGCCGGTCGCGCCTCACATGGGTGGTACCGACATCGGCATCGGACGGAACACGTGGGAGCCCTCGTCTACCGCACAGCTCGATCGACGTTACAGCGAATTGGTGGAGTTTCGCACCTTGTTGGCCTATCAGTTCCCCACAATGATCATCCCGCCGCTTCCTCCCAAGTCCAAGTTTGATGACTTTGGAACGTTCATCACAAAGGAGAATATTCTTCTggcccagcaacacactatTGCACGTTTCCTGCGTGAGATTGCCATTTTACCCGAGGTCGTGTACTTCTCAACGTACACCCCCAACTTCTTCCAGCTTCCACGCGAGGCCTTTGAGGACTGGGTCGAGAAAATGCGTGTACTCCTCGAGGATTTCCGTGTACGCAATGCTCCTATCGTTGCCCACAGCAAGCGTAAGGGAGGCATACTGGGGTCCGAGCGTGTGTCGACAATAACAGGATCATCCACGAAGGCCGTGCGTAGTATCGTGAAGATGTTCGGATCGTGGGTAAAGGGTGGAAAGGGCTCACAAGCAGAAGCACCGCCGCCGGAACCAGCTCCCAAGAAAACAGCTGAACTCCCGAAAGCAGTGCCATTCGCTAATGGTTCGCCCAGTGAATACCCCAAGTCTTCTGGAGATACCGCGAACGTTGTGGGATATTTGGCGTATTGGGGTGATGTGAGTCACTACCTTACTACCTACCGTGATGCCCTGTCGGCGGCTGCGCCTCCGTATTTTACCTACATGAAGAATTCAATGGATAACATCACGGCGCTAAAGGATGTTGCCGATGCACTTAAAGCGTACTCGGACGTTCTCCACGCCTCTCCCGCGGGTGGTGAACTTTCATGTGCGGCAGATCAATCATCAGAGTTGTGTTCCAACACGGCACTTGCAATTGAAAAGCAACAGTCGCGTAACAAGCGCGAGGTTTACGAGAGGATTCTATTTGAAGTGACTTATCTCGACGCGGCTATTGAGGCGGTGGACTACGTCCAATGCCTATGGATACACAGCAACGAAGTTGGTGGGGGATCTGACAATGCCTTCACGGCGTACGCGAAGGATGTGAGTGATAGACTTCATGCTTACTATGAGGAAAGGTTTCTAACTAATTTCAGGCTGCGCATGGTGAACGTCATGGGGCGCATGGCCAGCTACGGTCAGCAATACGCCCAAGAAATGGAAAGTTGCATGGTCCAAAGTGCTTTCTTGAGGACCACCCAAGACCCGAAGTACTTGGCATACACCGCTGATGAGTGA